The following proteins come from a genomic window of Gimesia chilikensis:
- a CDS encoding aminotransferase class V-fold PLP-dependent enzyme, which produces MVANLSAIRNDFPILQRSLPNGKPLVYLDSGASAQRPQVVIDKITEVYEQYYSNVHRGVHQLGDRVTTEMESARTCIQKFIGAEHPEEIIFTSGTTMSINLVAYSWGRHFLKEGDEIILNEMEHHANFVPWQAIAKEQGAVLKFIKLTPEGRLDLEHYQSLLTNRTRLVAVTGMSNVLGTINPITEMARLAHAAGALIFVDGAQSVPHLPVNVDESEIDFLAFSGHKIFGPSGIGVLYGRKALLENLPPFLYGGNMISEVHLNESKWARLPARFEAGTPAIAQAIALGTAIEYVNQLGFDVIAEQEHQLSQYAMEQLQSVPGLEIYGPQELEQRGAIFSFNIAGAHPEDLATLLDRKGIAVRHGHHCTMPLHQLLQIPASVRASLTFYNTTEDIDALIEAIDFARQRLRLT; this is translated from the coding sequence ATGGTCGCCAATCTATCAGCCATCCGAAATGACTTTCCGATCCTGCAGCGTTCCCTTCCCAACGGGAAACCGCTGGTTTACCTGGACAGCGGTGCCTCCGCCCAGCGTCCTCAGGTCGTCATTGATAAAATTACGGAAGTCTACGAACAATATTACTCGAATGTCCACCGCGGCGTGCATCAGCTGGGCGACCGCGTGACGACCGAAATGGAATCGGCCCGCACCTGCATTCAAAAGTTCATTGGTGCTGAACATCCCGAAGAAATCATCTTCACCTCCGGCACTACGATGTCCATCAATCTCGTTGCTTATTCCTGGGGCAGACATTTCCTCAAGGAAGGCGATGAGATCATCCTGAATGAAATGGAACATCACGCGAACTTCGTCCCCTGGCAGGCGATCGCCAAAGAGCAGGGGGCCGTGCTGAAATTCATCAAACTGACTCCCGAGGGACGGCTGGATCTCGAACACTATCAAAGTCTGTTGACAAACAGAACCCGGCTGGTCGCGGTCACCGGGATGTCGAATGTTCTGGGAACGATTAATCCCATCACGGAGATGGCCCGGCTTGCACATGCAGCGGGCGCACTCATCTTTGTTGATGGCGCCCAGAGCGTGCCTCATCTGCCTGTCAATGTTGATGAAAGCGAGATCGACTTCCTCGCATTCTCAGGTCACAAGATTTTTGGCCCTTCGGGCATCGGTGTGCTCTATGGTCGCAAGGCACTGCTGGAAAACCTGCCGCCGTTCCTGTATGGCGGTAATATGATTTCCGAAGTTCATCTGAATGAATCAAAGTGGGCCCGTCTACCGGCCCGCTTCGAAGCAGGCACGCCTGCGATCGCCCAGGCAATCGCGCTGGGGACCGCCATCGAGTATGTCAATCAGCTCGGTTTTGATGTGATCGCAGAACAGGAGCATCAGCTCAGCCAGTACGCCATGGAACAACTGCAGTCCGTGCCCGGTCTGGAAATCTATGGCCCACAGGAACTGGAACAACGCGGCGCGATTTTCAGTTTCAACATCGCAGGTGCACATCCTGAAGATTTAGCAACGCTGCTGGACCGCAAGGGGATTGCGGTGCGTCATGGGCACCACTGCACCATGCCGTTACATCAGTTACTGCAAATCCCCGCCAGTGTGCGTGCGAGCCTGACCTTCTATAACACAACCGAAGACATCGACGCTTTGATTGAGGCCATCGATTTTGCCCGTCAGCGTCTGCGACTGACTTGA
- a CDS encoding sulfatase yields the protein MIHSLGRSLLFAFACSALFFNSLSAVSAEESRPNVLFLICDDLNCDLGCYGHPQVQSPNIDQLAKRGVRFQNAYCQFPLCGPSRASFMTGMYPDQTLVHRNAIYIREHVPNVKTIPQMFRDNGYFATRVGKIYHYNVPKHIGTGGHDDPYSWNQTFNPRGRDVDDEDLIFTLTPGSFGGTLSWLAAEGTDAEQTDGIAADIAIEQLQKFAKSKQPFFMAVGLYRPHTPYVAPKDYFEKYPTKQIKVPQVPEGYLDTIPKPARQSVRRKKVQIDLPDDLARQAIQAYYASITFADAQLGKILEALKASGLEENTIVVFTSDHGYHMGEHGHWQKTTLFENATHVPLIIAGPGVLAQGQTAEAPAEMVDFYPTLAELTGLKAPASAAGVSQVPTLKDASVASRDSAFTQYANGYSLRTPRYRYTEWGEKGKQGVELYDHQSDAAEMKNLASDPATAEVRAKLAKQLHARIEQANVHPKGVTQIKFENRRRVPK from the coding sequence ATGATCCACAGCCTCGGTCGATCTCTGCTGTTTGCCTTCGCTTGCAGCGCGCTGTTTTTCAATTCTCTATCAGCCGTCTCAGCTGAAGAGAGCAGACCCAACGTTCTGTTCCTGATCTGCGACGACCTCAACTGCGATCTGGGCTGCTACGGTCATCCGCAGGTCCAGTCTCCGAATATCGATCAGCTGGCAAAACGGGGTGTGCGCTTTCAGAATGCCTACTGCCAGTTTCCGCTGTGTGGTCCCAGTCGGGCCTCCTTCATGACCGGCATGTATCCCGATCAGACTCTCGTCCATCGCAACGCGATCTACATCCGCGAACACGTTCCCAATGTGAAAACCATTCCGCAGATGTTTCGCGACAATGGCTACTTCGCCACTCGGGTGGGGAAGATCTATCATTACAACGTTCCCAAACATATCGGGACCGGCGGACACGACGACCCATATTCCTGGAATCAGACCTTTAATCCCCGTGGACGCGATGTGGATGATGAGGATCTGATTTTCACTCTGACCCCCGGTAGTTTTGGAGGCACACTCAGCTGGCTCGCCGCGGAGGGAACTGACGCAGAACAGACAGACGGCATTGCCGCGGATATCGCCATCGAACAGCTGCAGAAGTTTGCCAAAAGCAAGCAGCCGTTCTTCATGGCGGTCGGCCTCTACCGTCCACACACACCTTATGTCGCTCCCAAGGACTACTTCGAAAAGTATCCCACTAAGCAGATCAAGGTCCCACAGGTTCCCGAAGGCTATCTCGACACGATTCCCAAGCCGGCCCGGCAGTCAGTGAGACGGAAGAAAGTTCAGATCGACCTGCCTGATGATCTGGCCCGACAGGCGATTCAGGCGTACTACGCCTCCATCACCTTTGCTGACGCACAACTCGGTAAAATTCTGGAAGCACTGAAAGCGAGCGGGCTGGAAGAGAACACGATTGTCGTTTTCACTTCCGATCATGGTTATCACATGGGTGAGCACGGACACTGGCAGAAAACAACCCTGTTTGAAAATGCGACGCATGTGCCGCTGATCATCGCCGGTCCGGGTGTACTTGCCCAGGGTCAGACAGCAGAAGCACCTGCTGAGATGGTCGACTTCTACCCCACACTGGCAGAACTGACGGGTTTGAAAGCCCCCGCCTCTGCAGCGGGAGTGAGTCAGGTTCCCACCCTGAAAGACGCCTCCGTGGCATCGCGCGATTCGGCATTCACTCAATACGCCAACGGTTACAGTCTGCGGACTCCTCGTTATCGTTATACCGAATGGGGAGAAAAGGGAAAGCAGGGTGTCGAGCTTTATGATCATCAGTCAGATGCTGCAGAAATGAAGAATCTGGCCAGCGATCC
- a CDS encoding YkgJ family cysteine cluster protein, whose amino-acid sequence MPAPSLKLPTIQNWNCHNCGGCCKQHQIEITLEEKERIDKQRWDEDDSIPGGKPVIVKLGISPTSQRYRLAHQEDGSCIFLDERGLCRIHAKFGEPAKPLACQVYPYAFHPAGNDIAVSLRFSCPSVVANLGERIDRQEPAIRKIVNQVLPKRHKAPPAPKLTAREAVGWPDTLKAVTALSRFFADPEVPVQTSLLRALGWVELIEHARFEVVQGERFTEFLELISQAVDQELPADLEIPRTPPSRLGGIQFRLLAAQYARKDTHAETAKGLGRRLSLLMSALKFTRGSGTIPQLQERFQRVPFSALEEPFGSLPAESQKLFSRYFRVKIQGLHFLGAAYYDIPFVEGFYHLALMFPSILWIARWIAAGEGRTELVAEDINEAMTIADHHHGYSPVFGMPHFRSRVKTLSRTGDIKKLISWYGQ is encoded by the coding sequence ATGCCTGCTCCCTCATTAAAGCTGCCCACGATCCAGAACTGGAACTGCCATAATTGTGGGGGATGTTGTAAGCAGCATCAGATTGAAATCACGCTGGAAGAAAAAGAACGGATCGACAAACAACGCTGGGATGAGGATGATTCGATCCCGGGGGGCAAACCGGTGATCGTAAAACTGGGGATCTCACCGACCAGCCAACGCTACCGCCTGGCGCATCAGGAAGATGGCTCCTGTATCTTTCTGGATGAACGGGGTCTGTGCCGGATTCATGCCAAATTTGGCGAGCCCGCCAAGCCGCTGGCCTGCCAGGTTTATCCGTATGCCTTCCATCCTGCAGGCAATGACATCGCCGTCAGTCTGCGTTTCAGCTGTCCTTCGGTCGTTGCGAACCTGGGAGAACGCATTGATCGGCAGGAACCCGCAATTCGAAAGATTGTCAACCAGGTACTGCCCAAGCGGCATAAAGCTCCTCCCGCACCGAAGCTGACGGCACGGGAAGCTGTGGGCTGGCCGGATACACTGAAAGCAGTTACCGCGCTCAGTCGTTTCTTCGCTGATCCGGAAGTCCCTGTGCAAACCAGTCTCTTGCGTGCACTGGGGTGGGTCGAGTTGATTGAACACGCGCGGTTTGAAGTTGTGCAGGGAGAACGCTTCACGGAATTTCTCGAACTGATTTCCCAGGCCGTGGATCAGGAACTGCCGGCTGATCTGGAGATCCCCCGTACGCCTCCCAGCAGGTTGGGGGGAATACAGTTTCGCCTGCTGGCGGCACAGTACGCCCGCAAAGATACACATGCGGAAACAGCCAAGGGGTTAGGCAGACGGTTATCGCTGCTGATGTCCGCGTTGAAGTTTACCCGGGGCAGTGGCACCATACCTCAACTGCAGGAACGTTTTCAGCGTGTCCCTTTCTCAGCTCTGGAAGAACCGTTTGGTTCGTTGCCTGCCGAGAGTCAGAAGTTATTCTCACGCTACTTTCGCGTCAAAATTCAGGGGCTGCATTTTCTGGGAGCAGCCTATTACGACATTCCGTTTGTGGAAGGTTTCTACCATCTGGCGCTGATGTTCCCCTCAATCCTCTGGATCGCACGCTGGATTGCCGCAGGAGAGGGGAGAACAGAACTTGTGGCGGAAGATATCAATGAGGCGATGACAATTGCCGATCACCACCATGGTTATTCACCGGTTTTCGGAATGCCTCATTTTCGCAGTCGGGTGAAAACGTTATCACGCACCGGCGACATCAAGAAACTGATCAGTTGGTACGGTCAGTAG
- the mntR gene encoding manganese-binding transcriptional regulator MntR has product MAAKKKPKNQHERTRVDHATEKAEDYVEAIAEVIEEQGVCRVKDLAEHFAVSHVTVNRTVSRLQRDGYVTTEPYSPVELTSKGTKLAKDSRHRHEIVFSFLVALGVSEETAATDTEGIEHHVSPETLALMEKYIAGTQG; this is encoded by the coding sequence ATGGCCGCAAAAAAGAAACCGAAGAATCAACACGAGCGCACCCGTGTGGATCATGCCACGGAAAAAGCAGAAGACTATGTGGAGGCCATCGCGGAAGTCATTGAAGAGCAGGGTGTCTGCCGGGTCAAAGATCTGGCCGAACACTTTGCCGTCAGTCACGTCACTGTGAACCGTACCGTGAGCCGCCTGCAGCGGGATGGCTATGTCACGACGGAACCTTACAGCCCCGTCGAACTGACGAGTAAGGGGACGAAGCTCGCGAAAGACTCGCGACATCGCCACGAAATCGTCTTCAGCTTCCTGGTCGCACTCGGCGTCAGTGAAGAGACAGCAGCCACCGACACCGAAGGGATCGAGCACCACGTCAGCCCGGAGACCCTGGCACTGATGGAAAAATACATCGCCGGTACTCAGGGTTGA
- a CDS encoding SufE family protein has protein sequence MNEKIITIDELLEEFDFLGDWEERCDFLIDLGFELPPMPETEKTEANRVHGCQSMVWLTTDLQESEGRKVLRINADSDALIVKGLIAVLLAIYQNRTPEEVLKIDVKDYFSRLQLDKYLSTQRKNGLMGMVERVQQEARVLAEQN, from the coding sequence ATGAATGAGAAAATAATCACCATTGATGAGTTGCTCGAGGAGTTTGATTTTCTCGGAGACTGGGAAGAGCGTTGCGACTTTCTGATCGATCTTGGTTTTGAACTGCCGCCGATGCCCGAGACTGAGAAAACGGAAGCCAACCGCGTGCACGGCTGTCAGAGTATGGTCTGGTTGACGACGGACCTGCAGGAATCCGAAGGCCGTAAGGTGTTACGCATCAATGCTGACAGCGATGCCCTGATCGTCAAAGGTCTGATTGCGGTTCTGCTGGCGATCTATCAGAACCGGACGCCGGAGGAAGTGCTTAAGATCGACGTTAAGGATTATTTCTCCCGTCTGCAGTTGGATAAATATCTCAGCACACAGCGCAAAAACGGGTTGATGGGCATGGTCGAACGGGTTCAACAGGAAGCCCGTGTGCTCGCAGAGCAGAACTAA
- a CDS encoding DUF427 domain-containing protein, with protein MPKAIWNEAVLVESDDTVMVDGDVYFPIESVNSRFLKKSTSTSTSPQKGKAFFYDVVVEDKVNRDAAWYYLNPEKEYGQLKNRIAFWKGVELTNESDISSSTDRTN; from the coding sequence GTGCCTAAAGCAATCTGGAATGAGGCTGTCCTGGTCGAGTCCGATGACACCGTGATGGTGGATGGGGATGTCTACTTTCCCATTGAGTCGGTCAACTCCCGTTTTCTGAAGAAGAGCACTTCGACGTCTACCAGCCCCCAGAAAGGCAAAGCCTTCTTTTACGATGTTGTCGTGGAGGATAAGGTGAACCGGGATGCCGCCTGGTATTATCTCAACCCCGAAAAAGAATACGGGCAGCTCAAAAACCGGATTGCGTTCTGGAAAGGGGTCGAGCTGACAAACGAATCCGACATCTCATCTTCTACTGACCGTACCAACTGA
- a CDS encoding DUF1570 domain-containing protein — translation MSTCLQSFLFCLRGISLFCLLAVPVCAKPPSLIELKTEDQVFTGKSLIHDHDVSWMVDQTGMLSEVPLKKVTSFRRVASEFQTLSLSEMKKQLQDEFGPLFEVTTTRHYLVCAPRGKARAYANVFEELYQSFSHYFALRGYQVKTPEFMMVAVIFPDQQQFFEYCRKDGVRAGQGLLGYYHPYTNRTALFDQNAAPTVGELEQTQSGTQLTYSRISNSGKNLTEALRDTMIHEATHQLAFNTGLHSRIGDNPRWVVEGLATTFESDELRSHTGGKSDSTSRINRDRLIWFMNYSRTRRKQDSLRSFIREDNLFKTSTLDAYAESWALTFFLVETQPARYARYLKQVAQRDPLKPYTADARERDFQKAFKTNLRSLEVDYLKFMDQLAESLVKQSRP, via the coding sequence ATGTCAACCTGCCTGCAATCATTCCTGTTCTGTCTCAGAGGCATCAGTCTCTTCTGCCTGCTGGCAGTGCCTGTCTGCGCCAAACCTCCTTCTCTGATCGAACTTAAGACCGAAGACCAGGTATTCACCGGAAAATCTCTGATTCATGACCACGATGTAAGCTGGATGGTCGATCAGACGGGTATGTTGTCAGAAGTTCCTTTGAAAAAAGTGACCTCGTTCCGCAGGGTGGCATCCGAGTTTCAAACGCTTTCTCTTTCCGAGATGAAAAAACAGCTGCAGGACGAATTCGGTCCCCTGTTTGAAGTCACGACGACCCGGCATTACCTGGTATGTGCCCCACGCGGAAAAGCACGCGCCTATGCCAACGTGTTTGAAGAGCTATATCAGTCGTTCAGTCATTACTTCGCCTTGCGTGGCTACCAGGTGAAAACTCCTGAATTCATGATGGTGGCGGTGATCTTTCCGGATCAGCAGCAGTTCTTCGAATACTGTCGCAAAGATGGTGTCCGCGCGGGTCAGGGTTTACTGGGTTACTATCACCCTTATACAAACCGGACGGCGCTGTTCGATCAGAACGCTGCTCCCACAGTCGGAGAACTGGAACAGACGCAGAGCGGCACACAACTCACGTATTCCCGGATCTCAAACAGTGGCAAGAATCTGACCGAGGCACTACGGGATACCATGATCCATGAAGCGACGCATCAGCTTGCCTTTAATACCGGTCTTCACTCGCGAATTGGTGATAATCCCCGCTGGGTTGTAGAAGGCCTGGCGACTACTTTCGAGTCCGATGAACTCCGTTCCCATACGGGAGGCAAATCGGACTCCACTTCCCGCATCAACCGCGATCGGCTGATCTGGTTCATGAATTATTCCCGCACCAGACGCAAACAGGATTCCCTGCGTTCCTTCATCCGGGAAGATAATTTATTTAAAACTTCGACACTGGATGCGTACGCTGAATCCTGGGCGCTCACCTTTTTCCTGGTGGAAACACAACCGGCCCGCTATGCACGCTACCTGAAACAGGTCGCCCAGCGCGATCCGCTTAAACCTTATACCGCAGATGCACGGGAGCGGGATTTTCAAAAGGCGTTTAAAACGAATCTACGGTCACTCGAAGTCGACTACCTGAAATTTATGGACCAACTCGCAGAGAGTCTGGTCAAACAGAGTCGCCCCTGA
- a CDS encoding cold-shock protein → MAEGTIKKVTSKGFGFIDTGSGKDLFFHLSNLEGVSFEELYEGQRVSYTEGMGDKGPRAENVKPI, encoded by the coding sequence ATGGCTGAAGGTACAATCAAGAAGGTGACGTCAAAGGGTTTTGGATTTATCGACACTGGATCAGGTAAAGACCTGTTCTTCCACCTTTCCAATCTGGAAGGTGTGTCGTTCGAAGAGCTCTACGAAGGACAGCGCGTCTCCTACACCGAGGGAATGGGCGACAAAGGACCACGGGCGGAGAATGTCAAACCGATCTAG
- a CDS encoding alpha/beta hydrolase family protein: MKAVSALALVFSLLPTLACGQTDSKKSEYFNQNVADSNPLRNEQARELDAYIQKMAADQSRFKKLFQPDYSSADAFAKSAQAYRSAFCQSIGYPPPGKRPDLKASYQQIGEDSIGIYYRAMLPILPGVHSEGIFILPKSLKEKAPLIISMHGGGGSPEVALFNGGANYNDMVRGAVKRGYIVYAPQHLFRADEFPKDIRRQIDDRMRLIGTSITAVEIAKITYAIDELIKRPEVDASRIGMVGLSYGGYYALVTPAVDPRIKVAVSSCYFGVQEGRYEEEELSVPPDFRFMDRMTLFNDADLVALICPRALQIQAGATDRPSHREKGKQLAPRAKAYYEQLNLQDRFEHVIFEGGHEFNDASAWAFVEKHL, from the coding sequence ATGAAAGCTGTTTCCGCCCTGGCTCTGGTCTTTAGTCTGCTGCCCACCCTGGCCTGTGGACAAACCGATTCAAAAAAGTCTGAATACTTCAATCAGAATGTGGCTGACTCGAATCCGCTCCGTAACGAACAGGCACGGGAACTGGATGCCTATATTCAGAAGATGGCTGCCGACCAGAGTCGATTCAAGAAACTGTTTCAGCCTGACTATTCATCGGCGGACGCGTTCGCCAAGTCGGCTCAGGCTTACCGCAGTGCATTCTGTCAGAGTATCGGGTATCCACCACCGGGTAAGCGCCCCGATCTAAAAGCTTCCTACCAACAGATCGGCGAGGACAGTATCGGTATCTACTACCGGGCCATGTTACCGATTTTGCCGGGTGTGCATTCCGAGGGGATCTTCATTCTCCCTAAATCCCTGAAAGAGAAAGCCCCGCTGATTATCTCCATGCACGGCGGTGGTGGATCGCCTGAAGTTGCGTTATTTAATGGTGGTGCAAACTATAATGACATGGTCCGTGGTGCGGTGAAACGAGGCTATATTGTCTATGCCCCACAGCATCTGTTCCGTGCCGACGAATTTCCCAAGGATATCCGCCGCCAGATTGACGACCGCATGCGGCTCATCGGCACCAGTATCACCGCAGTCGAGATTGCCAAGATCACCTATGCCATTGATGAACTCATTAAACGTCCCGAGGTTGACGCCAGCCGGATTGGCATGGTTGGTTTGTCCTACGGCGGCTATTACGCTCTGGTGACTCCTGCCGTCGATCCACGAATTAAGGTGGCGGTCTCCAGCTGTTACTTTGGAGTTCAGGAGGGCCGTTATGAGGAAGAAGAACTTTCGGTCCCTCCCGACTTTCGCTTTATGGACCGCATGACACTCTTCAATGATGCCGACCTGGTCGCGCTGATCTGTCCCCGTGCATTACAGATTCAGGCAGGTGCAACCGATCGGCCCTCGCATCGCGAGAAAGGTAAGCAACTGGCGCCCCGGGCCAAAGCTTATTATGAGCAGCTCAACCTGCAGGATCGTTTCGAGCATGTCATTTTCGAAGGGGGACATGAATTTAACGACGCCTCGGCCTGGGCGTTTGTGGAAAAACATCTGTAA
- a CDS encoding Mrp/NBP35 family ATP-binding protein, whose protein sequence is MSNTEFTEANLQKSLTDLKDPVFGKPLAESGLLKSVQPGDSGEVTVRIELPVPSYPLQSELTESISATIQKAFPECQSVNVEYSTNIRGKQSGGRLGLKVKNVIAVGAGKGGVGKSTVAASLAYGLKQFGAKVGLVDADVYGPSIPHLVGTNEKPMAQEFQGRDGQTLTRIIPVEADGLKVMSMAFFVEPDQAVIWRGPMLHKAITQFLQDTEWGELDYLIIDMPPGTGDVSLTLSQLLELAGAVVVCTPQQVALLDAVKAVQMFRQVKIPVLGIVENMSGEIFGRGGAKARGEELQIPFLGEIPMNAEIREKSDAGQISHLVTEELASTEPLLKVAEATAIEIARELLENPIKPAMEIL, encoded by the coding sequence ATGTCGAATACCGAATTCACTGAAGCAAACCTGCAGAAAAGTCTGACCGATCTGAAAGATCCCGTTTTTGGTAAGCCCCTGGCGGAAAGTGGTCTGTTAAAGTCAGTCCAGCCAGGTGACAGCGGAGAGGTAACGGTTCGGATTGAACTGCCCGTGCCTTCCTATCCACTACAATCAGAACTGACTGAGTCGATCAGCGCCACTATTCAGAAAGCCTTCCCCGAATGTCAGTCTGTGAATGTAGAATATTCCACGAACATCAGGGGCAAACAGTCGGGCGGTCGCCTGGGGCTGAAGGTGAAGAATGTCATCGCCGTCGGAGCGGGCAAAGGGGGCGTCGGCAAGAGCACGGTTGCTGCCAGCCTGGCTTATGGGTTGAAGCAGTTTGGTGCAAAAGTCGGTCTGGTGGATGCAGACGTCTACGGTCCCAGTATTCCCCATCTGGTAGGAACCAATGAAAAACCGATGGCGCAGGAGTTTCAGGGAAGAGACGGTCAGACACTCACGCGAATCATTCCGGTGGAAGCGGACGGACTGAAAGTCATGTCGATGGCCTTTTTCGTCGAACCGGATCAGGCTGTGATCTGGCGGGGCCCGATGCTGCACAAGGCGATCACCCAGTTTCTCCAGGACACGGAATGGGGAGAACTCGATTATCTGATTATTGATATGCCGCCTGGAACCGGTGATGTTTCCTTAACATTGTCTCAGTTGCTGGAACTGGCAGGTGCTGTCGTCGTCTGTACTCCGCAGCAGGTCGCTCTGCTGGATGCTGTTAAAGCAGTGCAGATGTTCCGGCAGGTTAAAATCCCCGTTCTGGGAATTGTCGAGAATATGTCGGGCGAAATCTTCGGGCGGGGCGGCGCCAAAGCCCGTGGGGAAGAATTACAGATTCCCTTCCTGGGCGAGATTCCGATGAACGCCGAAATTCGGGAAAAATCGGATGCCGGCCAGATTTCACATCTCGTGACCGAAGAATTGGCTTCGACTGAGCCATTGCTCAAAGTGGCCGAAGCGACTGCCATCGAAATTGCCCGCGAACTGCTGGAAAATCCAATCAAGCCTGCCATGGAGATTCTCTGA